In Rhinolophus ferrumequinum isolate MPI-CBG mRhiFer1 chromosome 18, mRhiFer1_v1.p, whole genome shotgun sequence, a genomic segment contains:
- the PLIN4 gene encoding perilipin-4 isoform X3, giving the protein MSAPEEGGRERPKPKGKTLGSFLGSLPGFSSARNLVANTHSSAREARPVTDPAGVPTPQAAQPQAQAATDPEQTARGLEKLPLPSDKMISGAKDLVSSTMTRTQDALSSGVANLVDSAKGVVQGGLSITRSALTGTKETVASGVMGTVGVAKGAVQTSVDTTHTALTGTKDTVCSGVTGAVKMATGAVQGGLDTSKAILTGTKDTVSTGLTGALGVAKGAVQTGMDTTKTVLTGTKDTVSTGLTGALGVAKSAAQAGMDTTKTVLSGTKDTVSTGLTGAMGVAKGTVQTGMDTTKKVLSGTKDTVSTGLTGALGVAKGTVQTGMDTTKTVLSGTKDTVSTGLTGALGVAKGAVQTGMDTTKTVLTGTKDTVSTGLTGALGVAKSAAQVGMDTTKTVLSGTKDTMSTGLTGALGVAKGAVQTGMDTTKTVLTGTKDTVSTGLTGALGVAKGTVQTAMDTTKTVLSGTKDTVSTGLTGAMGVAKGTVQTGMDTTKKVLSGTKDTVSTGLTGALGVAKGTVQTGMDTTKTVLSGTKDTVSTGLTGAMGVAKGAVQTGMDTTKVALTSTKNIVSTGLTGALGVAKGTVQTGMDTTKMALSGTKDTVSTGLTGALGVAKSAAQAGMDTTKTVLTGTKDTVSTGLTGALGVAKGAVQTGMDTTKVALTSTKNIVSTGLTGAMGVAKSAAQAGMDTTKTVLTGTKDTVSTGLTGALGVAKGTVQTGMDTTKTVLSGTKDTVSTGLTGAIGVAKGAVQTGMDTTKKVLSGTKDTVSTGLTGALGVAKGTVQTGLDTTKTVLSGTKDTVSTGLTGALGVAKGAVQTGMDTTKTVLTGTKDTVSTGLTGALGVAKGTVQTGMDTSKVALTSTKNIVSTGLTGALGVAKSAAQAGMDTTKTVLSGTKDTVSTGLTGALGVAKSAAQAGMDTTKTVLSGTKDTVSTGLTGAMGVAKGAVQTGMDTTKTVLSGTKDTVSTGLTGALGVAKGAVQTGMDTTKTVLSGTKDTVSTGLTGAMGVAKGAIQTGMDTTKTFLSGTKDTVSTGLTGAMGVAKSAVQLGVDTTNVVLTGNKDTVSTGLTGALGVAKGAVQSSLGTIQNWLPGAKDTFWGGLINDRASDKCGEQTLQHPQEAPCCRVSSPPDSLCAGPDLVSAVAPFTQAAALGKDDAGPTATTCSQGGAMGLATVRDEQELGEIFHPMTAEEQAQLAASQPGPKVSTADQSSYFVRLGDLSPGFRQRAFEHALSHLQHSQFQARGALAQLEDSFRLMEKDKQAPEGQQPPNLGLSSGGEKASTHEVPDAGTLSRACGLIQQLHVAYSNLASGLQGLPAELQQRVRRARHSLCELYSLMSSASSISELPAERLAQSRGGVGQAWQGLEQLLESVQHSPPLSWLVGPFALQPGGQQL; this is encoded by the exons ATGTCTGCTCCAGAGGAAGGAGGCCGGGAGCGCCCCAAACCCAAGGGCAAG ACCCTGGGCAGCTTCTTGGGGTCCCTGCCTGGCTTCAGTTCTGCCCGGAACCTGGTGGCCAACACCCACAGCTCAGCGAGAGAGGCCCGGCCAGTCACTGATCCCGCAGGTGTTCCCACCCCCCAGGCTGCCCAGCCCCAAGCCCAGG cagccACTGACCCAGAGCAGACGGCCAGGGGGCTGGAGAAGCTGCCGCTGCCTTCAGACAAG ATGATCTCCGGGGCAAAGGACCTGGTGAGCTCCACCATGACCAGGACCCAGGATGCTCTCTCCTCCGGGGTGGCCAACCTGGTAGACTCGGCTAAAGGCGTGGTCCAGGGAGGTCTCAGCATTACCCGATCTGCGCTCACGGGAACCAAGGAGACTGTGGCCAGTGGGGTCATGGGGACAGTGGGCGTGGCCAAAGGGGCCGTTCAGACCAGTGTGGACACCACCCACACCGCGCTGACCGGCACCAAAGACACCGTCTGCAGTGGAGTGACTGGTGCTGTGAAAATGGCCACAGGGGCTGTCCAGGGGGGCTTGGACACCTCAAAGGCTATTCTCACAGGCACCAAAGACACCGTGTCCACCGGGCTCACCGGGGCACTGGGTGTGGCCAAGGGCGCCGTCCAGACTGGCATGGACACCACCAAGACGGTTCTGACTGGCACCAAAGACACAGTGTCCACCGGGCTCACTGGGGCACTGGGTGTGGCCAAGAGTGCTGCACAGGCTGGCATGGACACCACCAAGACGGTTCTAAGTGGCACCAAAGACACCGTGTCCACTGGGCTCACCGGAGCCATGGGTGTCGCCAAGGGCACTGTCCAGACTGGCATGGACACCACCAAGAAGGTTCTGAGTGGCACCAAAGACACCGTGTCCACTGGGCTCACCGGGGCACTGGGTGTGGCCAAGGGAACAGTCCAGACTGGCATGGACACCACCAAGACGGTTCTGAGTGGTACCAAAGACACCGTGTCCACTGGGCTCACCGGGGCACTGGGTGTGGCCAAGGGCGCCGTCCAGACTGGCATGGACACCACCAAGACGGTTCTGACTGGCACCAAAGACACAGTGTCCACCGGGCTCACTGGGGCACTGGGTGTGGCCAAGAGTGCTGCACAGGTTGGCATGGACACCACCAAGACGGTTCTGAGTGGCACCAAAGACACCATGTCCACCGGGCTCACCGGGGCACTGGGTGTGGCCAAGGGTGCTGTCCAGACTGGCATGGACACCACCAAGACGGTTCTGACTGGCACAAAAGACACCGTGTCCACTGGGCTCACCGGGGCACTGGGTGTGGCCAAGGGAACAGTCCAGACTGCCATGGACACCACCAAGACGGTTCTAAGTGGCACCAAAGACACCGTGTCCACTGGGCTCACCGGAGCCATGGGTGTCGCCAAGGGCACTGTCCAGACTGGCATGGACACCACCAAGAAGGTTCTGAGTGGCACCAAAGACACAGTGTCCACTGGGCTCACCGGGGCACTGGGTGTGGCCAAGGGAACAGTCCAGACTGGCATGGACACCACCAAGACGGTTCTGAGTGGTACCAAAGACACCGTGTCCACTGGGCTCACCGGAGCCATGGGTGTGGCCAAGGGCGCCGTCCAGACTGGCATGGACACCACCAAAGTTGCTTTGACTAGCACCAAAAACATTGTGTCCACTGGGCTCACTGGAGCCCTGGGTGTGGCCAAGGGAACAGTCCAAACTGGCATGGACACCACCAAGATGGCTCTGAGTGGCACCAAAGACACCGTATCGACCGGGCTCACCGGGGCACTGGGTGTGGCCAAGAGTGCTGCACAGGCTGGCATGGACACCACCAAGACGGTTCTGACTGGCACCAAAGACACCGTGTCCACTGGGCTCACCGGGGCACTGGGTGTGGCCAAGGGTGCCGTTCAGACTGGCATGGATACCACCAAAGTTGCTTTGACTAGCACCAAAAACATTGTGTCCACCGGGCTCACTGGAGCCATGGGTGTGGCCAAGAGTGCTGCACAGGCTGGCATGGACACCACCAAGACGGTTCTGACTGGCACAAAAGACACCGTGTCCACTGGGCTCACCGGGGCACTGGGTGTGGCCAAGGGAACAGTCCAGACTGGCATGGACACCACCAAGACGGTTCTGAGTGGTACCAAAGACACCGTGTCCACTGGGCTCACCGGAGCCATAGGTGTGGCCAAGGGCGCCGTCCAGACTGGCATGGACACCACCAAGAAGGTTCTGAGTGGCACCAAAGACACAGTGTCCACTGGGCTCACCGGGGCACTGGGTGTGGCCAAGGGAACAGTCCAGACTGGCCTGGACACCACCAAGACGGTTCTGAGTGGCACCAAAGACACCGTGTCCACTGGGCTCACCGGGGCACTGGGTGTGGCCAAGGGTGCTGTCCAGACTGGCATGGACACCACCAAGACGGTTCTGACTGGCACCAAAGACACCGTGTCCACTGGGCTCACCGGGGCACTGGGTGTGGCCAAGGGAACAGTCCAGACTGGCATGGACACTAGCAAAGTTGCTTTGACTAGCACCAAAAACATTGTGTCCACGGGGCTCACCGGGGCACTGGGTGTGGCCAAGAGTGCTGCACAGGCTGGCATGGACACCACCAAGACGGTTCTGAGTGGCACCAAAGACACCGTGTCTACCGGGCTCACCGGGGCACTGGGTGTGGCCAAGAGTGCTGCACAGGCTGGCATGGACACCACCAAGACGGTTCTGAGTGGCACCAAAGACACTGTGTCCACCGGGCTCACCGGAGCCATGGGTGTGGCCAAAGGCGCTGTCCAGACTGGCATGGACACCACCAAGACGGTTCTGAGTGGCACCAAAGACACCGTGTCTACCGGGCTCACCGGGGCACTGGGTGTGGCCAAGGGTGCCGTCCAGACTGGCATGGACACCACCAAGACGGTTCTGAGTGGTACCAAAGACACCGTGTCCACTGGGCTCACCGGAGCCATGGGTGTGGCCAAGGGCGCCATT CAGACTGGCATGGACACTACCAAGACTTTTCTGAGTGGCACAAAAGACACCGTGTCCACCGGGCTCACCGGGGCCATGGGCGTGGCTAAGAGTGCCGTCCAGTTAGGTGTGGACACCACCAACGTCGTTCTGACTGGCAACAAAGATACAGTGTCCACCGGGCTCACCGGGGCACTGGGTGTGGCCAAAGGGGCTGTGCAGTCTAGTCTGGGCACCATCCAGAATTGGTTACCTGGTGCCAAGGACACTTTCTGGGGTGGACTCATCAATGATAGGGCCTCAGACAAATGTGGGGAACAGACTCTCCAGCACCCCCAGGAAGCCCCATGCTGCAGGGTCTCCAGTCCCCCAGACAGTCTCTGTGCAGGCCCGGACCTTGTTTCTGCTGTGGCACCATTCACACAAGCGGCTGCCCTGGGCAAGGATGATGCAGGGCCCACGGCCACCACATGCAGCCAAGGAGGAGCCATGGGCTTGGCGACAGTCCGGGACgagcaggagctgggagagatCTTCCACCCCATGACTGCCGAGGAGCAAG CTCAGCTGGCAGCCTCTCAGCCCGGGCCCAAGGTGTCCACAGCCGACCAGAGCAGCTATTTTGTGCGTCTGGGAGACCTGTCCCCTGGCTTCCGCCAGCGGGCTTTTGAGCACGCCCTGAGCCACCTGCAGCACAGCCAGTTCCAGGCGAGGGGCGCTCTGGCCCAGCTCGAGGACTCCTTCAGGCTG atggaaaaggacaagcaGGCTCCAGAAGGGCAGCAGCCGCCGAATCTGGGCCTGAGCAGTGGAGGAGAGAAAGCCAGTACCCACGAG GTGCCAGATGCAGGGACTCTGTCCAGGGCCTGCGGCCTCATCCAGCAGCTCCACGTCGCCTACAGCAACCTGGCCTCCGGCCTCCAGGGTCTCCCTGCCGAGCTCCAGCAGCGGGTCAGGCGGGCACGGCACAGCCTCTGTGAGCTCTACAGCCTCATGTCCTCTGCCAGCTCCATCTCGGAGCTGCCGGCCGAGCGCCTGGCCCAGAGCCGCGGTGGCGTAGGCCAGGCCTGGCAAGGGCTGGAACAGCTGCTGGAGAGTGTGCAGCACAGCCCCCCACTCAGCTGGCTGGTGGGGCCCTTCGCCCTGCAGCCCGGTGGGCAGCAGCTGTAG
- the PLIN4 gene encoding perilipin-4 isoform X1 — translation MSAPEEGGRERPKPKGKTLGSFLGSLPGFSSARNLVANTHSSAREARPVTDPAGVPTPQAAQPQAQAATDPEQTARGLEKLPLPSDKMISGAKDLVSSTMTRTQDALSSGVANLVDSAKGVVQGGLSITRSALTGTKETVASGVMGTVGVAKGAVQTSVDTTHTALTGTKDTVCSGVTGAVKMATGAVQGGLDTSKAILTGTKDTVSTGLTGALGVAKGAVQTGMDTTKTVLTGTKDTVSTGLTGALGVAKSAAQAGMDTTKTVLSGTKDTVSTGLTGAMGVAKGTVQTGMDTTKKVLSGTKDTVSTGLTGALGVAKGTVQTGMDTTKTVLSGTKDTVSTGLTGALGVAKGAVQTGMDTTKTVLTGTKDTVSTGLTGALGVAKSAAQVGMDTTKTVLSGTKDTMSTGLTGALGVAKGAVQTGMDTTKTVLTGTKDTVSTGLTGALGVAKGTVQTAMDTTKTVLSGTKDTVSTGLTGAMGVAKGTVQTGMDTTKKVLSGTKDTVSTGLTGALGVAKGTVQTGMDTTKTVLSGTKDTVSTGLTGAMGVAKGAVQTGMDTTKVALTSTKNIVSTGLTGALGVAKGTVQTGMDTTKMALSGTKDTVSTGLTGALGVAKSAAQAGMDTTKTVLTGTKDTVSTGLTGALGVAKGAVQTGMDTTKVALTSTKNIVSTGLTGAMGVAKSAAQAGMDTTKTVLTGTKDTVSTGLTGALGVAKGTVQTGMDTTKTVLSGTKDTVSTGLTGAIGVAKGAVQTGMDTTKKVLSGTKDTVSTGLTGALGVAKGTVQTGLDTTKTVLSGTKDTVSTGLTGALGVAKGAVQTGMDTTKTVLTGTKDTVSTGLTGALGVAKGTVQTGMDTSKVALTSTKNIVSTGLTGALGVAKSAAQAGMDTTKTVLSGTKDTVSTGLTGALGVAKSAAQAGMDTTKTVLSGTKDTVSTGLTGAMGVAKGAVQTGMDTTKTVLSGTKDTVSTGLTGALGVAKGAVQTGMDTTKTVLSGTKDTVSTGLTGAMGVAKGAIQTGMDTTKTVLTGTKDTVSTGLTGAMGVAKGAIQTGMDTTKTVLTGTKDTVSTGLTGALGVAKGTVQTGMDTTKTFLSGTKDTVSTGLTGAMGVAKSAVQLGVDTTNVVLTGNKDTVSTGLTGALGVAKGAVQSSLGTIQNWLPGAKDTFWGGLINDRASDKCGEQTLQHPQEAPCCRVSSPPDSLCAGPDLVSAVAPFTQAAALGKDDAGPTATTCSQGGAMGLATVRDEQELGEIFHPMTAEEQAQLAASQPGPKVSTADQSSYFVRLGDLSPGFRQRAFEHALSHLQHSQFQARGALAQLEDSFRLMEKDKQAPEGQQPPNLGLSSGGEKASTHEVPDAGTLSRACGLIQQLHVAYSNLASGLQGLPAELQQRVRRARHSLCELYSLMSSASSISELPAERLAQSRGGVGQAWQGLEQLLESVQHSPPLSWLVGPFALQPGGQQL, via the exons ATGTCTGCTCCAGAGGAAGGAGGCCGGGAGCGCCCCAAACCCAAGGGCAAG ACCCTGGGCAGCTTCTTGGGGTCCCTGCCTGGCTTCAGTTCTGCCCGGAACCTGGTGGCCAACACCCACAGCTCAGCGAGAGAGGCCCGGCCAGTCACTGATCCCGCAGGTGTTCCCACCCCCCAGGCTGCCCAGCCCCAAGCCCAGG cagccACTGACCCAGAGCAGACGGCCAGGGGGCTGGAGAAGCTGCCGCTGCCTTCAGACAAG ATGATCTCCGGGGCAAAGGACCTGGTGAGCTCCACCATGACCAGGACCCAGGATGCTCTCTCCTCCGGGGTGGCCAACCTGGTAGACTCGGCTAAAGGCGTGGTCCAGGGAGGTCTCAGCATTACCCGATCTGCGCTCACGGGAACCAAGGAGACTGTGGCCAGTGGGGTCATGGGGACAGTGGGCGTGGCCAAAGGGGCCGTTCAGACCAGTGTGGACACCACCCACACCGCGCTGACCGGCACCAAAGACACCGTCTGCAGTGGAGTGACTGGTGCTGTGAAAATGGCCACAGGGGCTGTCCAGGGGGGCTTGGACACCTCAAAGGCTATTCTCACAGGCACCAAAGACACCGTGTCCACCGGGCTCACCGGGGCACTGGGTGTGGCCAAGGGCGCCGTCCAGACTGGCATGGACACCACCAAGACGGTTCTGACTGGCACCAAAGACACAGTGTCCACCGGGCTCACTGGGGCACTGGGTGTGGCCAAGAGTGCTGCACAGGCTGGCATGGACACCACCAAGACGGTTCTAAGTGGCACCAAAGACACCGTGTCCACTGGGCTCACCGGAGCCATGGGTGTCGCCAAGGGCACTGTCCAGACTGGCATGGACACCACCAAGAAGGTTCTGAGTGGCACCAAAGACACCGTGTCCACTGGGCTCACCGGGGCACTGGGTGTGGCCAAGGGAACAGTCCAGACTGGCATGGACACCACCAAGACGGTTCTGAGTGGTACCAAAGACACCGTGTCCACTGGGCTCACCGGGGCACTGGGTGTGGCCAAGGGCGCCGTCCAGACTGGCATGGACACCACCAAGACGGTTCTGACTGGCACCAAAGACACAGTGTCCACCGGGCTCACTGGGGCACTGGGTGTGGCCAAGAGTGCTGCACAGGTTGGCATGGACACCACCAAGACGGTTCTGAGTGGCACCAAAGACACCATGTCCACCGGGCTCACCGGGGCACTGGGTGTGGCCAAGGGTGCTGTCCAGACTGGCATGGACACCACCAAGACGGTTCTGACTGGCACAAAAGACACCGTGTCCACTGGGCTCACCGGGGCACTGGGTGTGGCCAAGGGAACAGTCCAGACTGCCATGGACACCACCAAGACGGTTCTAAGTGGCACCAAAGACACCGTGTCCACTGGGCTCACCGGAGCCATGGGTGTCGCCAAGGGCACTGTCCAGACTGGCATGGACACCACCAAGAAGGTTCTGAGTGGCACCAAAGACACAGTGTCCACTGGGCTCACCGGGGCACTGGGTGTGGCCAAGGGAACAGTCCAGACTGGCATGGACACCACCAAGACGGTTCTGAGTGGTACCAAAGACACCGTGTCCACTGGGCTCACCGGAGCCATGGGTGTGGCCAAGGGCGCCGTCCAGACTGGCATGGACACCACCAAAGTTGCTTTGACTAGCACCAAAAACATTGTGTCCACTGGGCTCACTGGAGCCCTGGGTGTGGCCAAGGGAACAGTCCAAACTGGCATGGACACCACCAAGATGGCTCTGAGTGGCACCAAAGACACCGTATCGACCGGGCTCACCGGGGCACTGGGTGTGGCCAAGAGTGCTGCACAGGCTGGCATGGACACCACCAAGACGGTTCTGACTGGCACCAAAGACACCGTGTCCACTGGGCTCACCGGGGCACTGGGTGTGGCCAAGGGTGCCGTTCAGACTGGCATGGATACCACCAAAGTTGCTTTGACTAGCACCAAAAACATTGTGTCCACCGGGCTCACTGGAGCCATGGGTGTGGCCAAGAGTGCTGCACAGGCTGGCATGGACACCACCAAGACGGTTCTGACTGGCACAAAAGACACCGTGTCCACTGGGCTCACCGGGGCACTGGGTGTGGCCAAGGGAACAGTCCAGACTGGCATGGACACCACCAAGACGGTTCTGAGTGGTACCAAAGACACCGTGTCCACTGGGCTCACCGGAGCCATAGGTGTGGCCAAGGGCGCCGTCCAGACTGGCATGGACACCACCAAGAAGGTTCTGAGTGGCACCAAAGACACAGTGTCCACTGGGCTCACCGGGGCACTGGGTGTGGCCAAGGGAACAGTCCAGACTGGCCTGGACACCACCAAGACGGTTCTGAGTGGCACCAAAGACACCGTGTCCACTGGGCTCACCGGGGCACTGGGTGTGGCCAAGGGTGCTGTCCAGACTGGCATGGACACCACCAAGACGGTTCTGACTGGCACCAAAGACACCGTGTCCACTGGGCTCACCGGGGCACTGGGTGTGGCCAAGGGAACAGTCCAGACTGGCATGGACACTAGCAAAGTTGCTTTGACTAGCACCAAAAACATTGTGTCCACGGGGCTCACCGGGGCACTGGGTGTGGCCAAGAGTGCTGCACAGGCTGGCATGGACACCACCAAGACGGTTCTGAGTGGCACCAAAGACACCGTGTCTACCGGGCTCACCGGGGCACTGGGTGTGGCCAAGAGTGCTGCACAGGCTGGCATGGACACCACCAAGACGGTTCTGAGTGGCACCAAAGACACTGTGTCCACCGGGCTCACCGGAGCCATGGGTGTGGCCAAAGGCGCTGTCCAGACTGGCATGGACACCACCAAGACGGTTCTGAGTGGCACCAAAGACACCGTGTCTACCGGGCTCACCGGGGCACTGGGTGTGGCCAAGGGTGCCGTCCAGACTGGCATGGACACCACCAAGACGGTTCTGAGTGGTACCAAAGACACCGTGTCCACTGGGCTCACCGGAGCCATGGGTGTGGCCAAGGGCGCCATTCAGACTGGCATGGACACCACCAAGACGGTTCTGACTGGCACCAAAGACACCGTGTCCACTGGGCTCACCGGAGCCATGGGTGTGGCCAAGGGCGCCATTCAGACTGGCATGGACACCACCAAGACGGTTCTGACTGGCACCAAAGACACTGTGTCCACTGGGCTCACTGGGGCACTGGGTGTGGCCAAAGGAACAGTCCAGACTGGCATGGACACTACCAAGACTTTTCTGAGTGGCACAAAAGACACCGTGTCCACCGGGCTCACCGGGGCCATGGGCGTGGCTAAGAGTGCCGTCCAGTTAGGTGTGGACACCACCAACGTCGTTCTGACTGGCAACAAAGATACAGTGTCCACCGGGCTCACCGGGGCACTGGGTGTGGCCAAAGGGGCTGTGCAGTCTAGTCTGGGCACCATCCAGAATTGGTTACCTGGTGCCAAGGACACTTTCTGGGGTGGACTCATCAATGATAGGGCCTCAGACAAATGTGGGGAACAGACTCTCCAGCACCCCCAGGAAGCCCCATGCTGCAGGGTCTCCAGTCCCCCAGACAGTCTCTGTGCAGGCCCGGACCTTGTTTCTGCTGTGGCACCATTCACACAAGCGGCTGCCCTGGGCAAGGATGATGCAGGGCCCACGGCCACCACATGCAGCCAAGGAGGAGCCATGGGCTTGGCGACAGTCCGGGACgagcaggagctgggagagatCTTCCACCCCATGACTGCCGAGGAGCAAG CTCAGCTGGCAGCCTCTCAGCCCGGGCCCAAGGTGTCCACAGCCGACCAGAGCAGCTATTTTGTGCGTCTGGGAGACCTGTCCCCTGGCTTCCGCCAGCGGGCTTTTGAGCACGCCCTGAGCCACCTGCAGCACAGCCAGTTCCAGGCGAGGGGCGCTCTGGCCCAGCTCGAGGACTCCTTCAGGCTG atggaaaaggacaagcaGGCTCCAGAAGGGCAGCAGCCGCCGAATCTGGGCCTGAGCAGTGGAGGAGAGAAAGCCAGTACCCACGAG GTGCCAGATGCAGGGACTCTGTCCAGGGCCTGCGGCCTCATCCAGCAGCTCCACGTCGCCTACAGCAACCTGGCCTCCGGCCTCCAGGGTCTCCCTGCCGAGCTCCAGCAGCGGGTCAGGCGGGCACGGCACAGCCTCTGTGAGCTCTACAGCCTCATGTCCTCTGCCAGCTCCATCTCGGAGCTGCCGGCCGAGCGCCTGGCCCAGAGCCGCGGTGGCGTAGGCCAGGCCTGGCAAGGGCTGGAACAGCTGCTGGAGAGTGTGCAGCACAGCCCCCCACTCAGCTGGCTGGTGGGGCCCTTCGCCCTGCAGCCCGGTGGGCAGCAGCTGTAG